From Chryseotalea sp. WA131a:
CTTTGGTGCCTTCCGAAATCTGTATAGGTGCCACCTCATCAGTTCTCGCATCAAATGGTTTGCGCTCGTAAAGCACACTGTCTTCTGCAACGCTATATACCCTGCTTACCAGCGGGGCTTTGGTAAAAGATACTTGCTCTTCCAGCTCAGGGTTGTAATAGATAAATCCTTCATTGGCGTTGAAGATTACGCCATGCTGCACATTGCTGGAGATATGAAGAAGGTCGTTGTTGAAGGATTGCCTTAACTGAAACAGCGCAGTCGGCAAGTACACATAATTTCCCAGGCTCACTTGCTTGAACATGCCCATCTTATTTTCTGAATGAACGTATATATTTTTGTTTCTGTCTTGCGCGAACTGGTAAACCCACTGCTTCCCAACTGTTTTTGAGAAAATCTCTTGCTCTACAATTTCATCATTGGTTTGGTCTATTTTAAAAATGCCTTTTACAGTCTGCCCGACTCAATTCAAAGTTTGCTTTTATTTATGGGCGAGTAGATGTTCGCGCGAAACTTCCGAGTGGTGCTGGCACTTGGCCTGCAATCTGGATGCTAGGAAAAAATATCAATGAACCCGGAGGTTTCTTCTCCAATCAATTTGGGACAGTTAGCTGGCCCGCCTGTGGCGAAATAGATATCATGGAGCATTGGGGCAATAATCCCAATGTGATTCACGGGTCTATTCATACGCACTCAAGTTTTCGGAAGCACCATCAACACGCGAACAAAAATACTCTCTCAGGTCAGCAGCACCTTTTATGTTTATTCTATCGTATGGGACGAAACTAAAATAGATTTTCTGATCGATGACGTTGTTTTTTACACCTATAGCCCGAGCGTAAAGGACGCGAACACATGGCCGTTCAACAAGCCTCAATACCTATTACTCAACATCGCAATGGGTGGAGTGGGAGGAGCCGTTGATCCCACTTTCACAGAATCTTCCATGGAGGTGGACTATGTAAGGGTTTATCAAAAGGGAGTTCCTCCTCCTGTCAACACCCAAACCATCACCTTTCCGTCCATACCCGATCAATTGATTTCCAATCCACCATTTCAATTGACTGCTATAGCAAGTTCCAACTTGCCGGTGCAATATTCTACACTATCTGATAAAGTAATTCTCAATGGAAGTACGGTTACAATTGTCGGCACCGGTCGTGTTTTGATTAAAGCAAACCAGTTGGGCAACAGCACCATTAGTGCTGCGCCAGAAGTCGCCCAATCTTTTTGCATCAAACCTGTGCAGCCATTCGTTACAACTGCCGGAATCAATACAGATAAGGTCACCCTCACCTCAAATGCAACGACAGGAAATCAGTGGTTTAAGAATGGGTCGGCCATACCAGCCGCTACCAACGCCACGCTGTTAGTTTCCTCGCCAGGCGTGTACAGCGTTCACGTGGTAGCTGACGATTGTGTCAGTGATTTCTCAGATGAAATTTCAATTATAATCACAGCGGACTCACTCGCGTTTGTTAGCACCATTGTCCTCTACCCCAATCCTGTTGGAAGTTTTCTTTATCTCACGGGAATAAGCGAACAGGTAGCCGAGGCAAGAATAACAAATATGCACGGACATGAGGCCGATATCGTTTTGACAAGGGAAGGTGATGTCTATCGAGCTAGCACCGACCATCTTGTGCCGGGCTTGTATATCTTAACACTCAAAACCGCGCATGAATTACACAAAATCAAACTAATCAAGCGATGACTCGGTCTTTTAGCCATTCTGGTTAATCCGCAAATTTGTTAAAGAGGTGTTCAACCGCATCGGCCGTCACGTCAGGAAAAGAAAGATTTAGTGGCTTTGCTTCTTCAAGCCATTGGGCTATTTTTTTGACCGACTTCTTTTTAACTTTCTTTAAAACAGGAACGCCCAACTTTTTTAGTGCAGCTGCATTGCAATGTTGTTCGTATTGGCTCTTCATCGGCACTACCAACAATTTTTTGTTTAAGTGCAATACTTCGGCTGGAGTTTCAAAACCAGCCCCACACAATACGCCACTGCTGCTCACCACGCTTTCTATAAAATCAATACCGCTTACAGGGAAAACTGAAATCCGACCTACATGATAGGGCTTCGTGGTATGTTTCGAAAAAATGTGCCACTTGATTTTGCTCAACTTTAGTAATCTTTGAACCAACTTTTTATCATCATAAGCTGGCAAGTAAACCGTGTAATGACCATCATCTGTAACCTTTGCTTGACGGATGGCATTTCGGATAACGGGTGTAAAAATATTCTTATCGTATTCCTCAAAATGGAAGCCCACATATTTTTTAACAGGTGCGTAGTTTTTAAGCATCCACTCACCAAACGGATCAATGATTTTTGGCCGCGGTGCTTTTTTAGAAAGCAAGGCCGCTTGGTGACTAAGGGATACAATCTTTACTTCTTTCCGCTTGCAAGCCCAAGCACTGATAGGCTCAAAATCGTTGATGACCAAATCATAATTCTCAACGGGAAAATTTTTTATTTCTTTGATAACATCTTTGGAGCTGTTCTTTTGAAAGGTCTTCAAAAAATTGATGCCCCCACTTTTCCCAAAATAAAAACTAAGACCTTTTGACTTGTACTTTACCGGATAGGGCAACACAATTTCGGCTTGGGCACCGCTTACAAACAAATCGAGACTGCCGTATTTTTTAAGTTCGGGTATGATGTCAATTGCCCGGCTGAGGTGACCATTGCCGGTGCCTTGAATCGCGTAGAGTAGCTTCATTTTTTAGTGGACAGAAATTCACTGACAAGGTCTTTAAATATCTCGTCATTATCCAGCGAATGGCGTATATGTTTTGATAATTTTATCTTTTGTGCCACCAAATCATCTTGGTAATTATAGATCCTCCAAACTCCTTGCTGGTATTCCAGGGCAGTTAGGTTTTCTACCCAATCCCCCGAATTGAGGTAAGTCACCTCCCCTTTCTCGGTGGTTATCTTCCGCATAGCAGGCTGATGGATGTGTCCACAGATCACATAGCTGTACCCGTTGCTAATGGCAATGTCGGCTGCCGTCTTCTCAAAATCATCAATGAACTTAACCGCCTGTTTTACGCTGTCTTTTACTTTTTTACTTAACGAGATTTTCCCTCTTCCCAGAAGTTTGCTGATAAAATTCACAAACGAATTGATCACAATCAATGTATCGTACCCGATCGCGCCAAGCTTGGCCAGCCATTTCGAGTATTGCATGGTTACATCAAACACATCGCCATGAAAAATCCAGGCCGACTGTCCATTTAACGACAATACTTTTTTATTGGCAATTTGAAAGGATCCGAGTTTGAAACCAGCAAACTTGCGAAGCATTTCATCGTGATTGCCTGTTAGGTAAGTGATCTTGGTTCCCTTGGCCAACAAGCCGGTAATGTGCTTCACCACTTGCATGTGCGACTTTGGCCAATAGCGTTTGCTAAACTGCCACATGTCGATGATGTCGCCATTTAAAATCAACCGTTTGGGCTTGATGGATTTGAGGTAGCGGAGCAGTTCTTCGGCATGGCAACCATACGTGCCCAAATGAACATCAGAAAGGATGACCAATTCAACTTCGCGCTTCCGCTTCTTTGCCATTACAATGGTTAGGTGAACAAAGATACTTTGTGCAAGGCTTTTCTTACGGGAAGCTGTGTTATCAAAATGTTAAGGTGACGATTCAGATACGGAATGTTAGGTACTGGCTAGTTCGTACTCGTTTGCTGCTCCTTAAATCTAAATCGTAAGTACTTGATGGTTTCACCTTGGGCAGCAAATATTTCTTCGTACTTGGTTTTGATATCGAAGCATTCGGCCCGAAGGGTTGAAGCATATAAATCGTGGGTAAATTGATAGTCCTCAATATCAGTGCGTAAACTCAATTCATCTAATGTAAAATTGAAAAGGTCTGTGCTGTCTGTTTTAAATCGAAAATACCCTGCTGGGTGCAAGATTTTTTTATACATGTCTATAAACACACGGCTCGAAAGCCTTCGCTCGGCATCGCGCTTACGCGGAAGTGGATCCGGAAAAGTGAGCCATATTTCGTTTACTTCGCCTTGCTCAAAAAAACTTTCAATGAACAAAATGCCTGTGCGCAGAAAACCAACATTCGCCAGTTGATCTTCCACCGCCCACGTACTGCCTTTCCAAATGCGATCACCCTTTTTGTCGATGCCGATAAAATTGCCATTCGGAAAATGCTTGGCCAATCCTACAGTGTACTCACCCCTACCACAAGCCAACTCGATGGTAATGGGCAGACTGTTTTTAAAGTAGACTTCGTTCCACTTTCCTTTGATCGTATTAAAAAGTTCTTTGCCTGGCTCGATTACATTCTCTCTGGCCGCAATAATCTCAAATCGCTTTAGTTTGCTCTTCATAAATTCTCAATCTCGGCCACCACAAAAGTGCTTCCTCCAATAAAAATCATATCCTTTTGAGTAGCTCGTTCATTTGCTTGACAAATAGAGTTGTTCACATTTAGTATTACCTCTCCCCTCAGGCCTGCCGCCTTGGCTTTTAAAAATAATTCATTTGCATCCATCGCCCGTGGAATGTTTGCCTGACAAAAAAAATAATAGGCACTGCTGGGCAGTATCGAAAGTATCTTTGAAACATCTTTGTCGTTTACCATCCCCCATACCATAAATAGCTTTTCAAATTTCTGGGCTTTGATTTGCTTTAGAATCTCCATTACGCCTGCTTCGTTGTGACCCGTATCGCAAATGGTTAACGGATTGTCTTTCAGTTTTTGCCACCGCCCTTTTAATCCTGTTAAAGTGGTTGTATTCGATAAACCTTTTTCCGTTGCTTCATCTGTAATTTTAAACCCCAAGTTTTTTAGTTCATCAAGGGTAGCCAATACACCTGGCAAATTTTTTTGTTGGTAGATTCCTTTTAAGTCCAGTTCGTAAGTTGACGTCACTTTATCATCTGTGACCTGAAACTTTCCGTATCCTTCACCGACTACTTCATATTTTTTATCGGCAAAAACGATTGAACTACTTTCACTTTTCGATTTTTGGACAAACACCTCCTTAATTGAATCTTGTGTTTCGCTGATCACAACCGTCACTTCTTTTTTGATGATGCCAGCTTTTTCAAAAGCTATTTTTGGTAAAGTATCGCCCAACAAGTTCATGTGGTCCCAACTGATATTGGTAATTAACGAAACAAGCGGTGTGATCACGTTCGTAGAATCCAGTCTACCCCCTAGGCCAACTTCCACCACGGCAATATCTACTTTTTGCCTAGCAAAATAATCAAACGCCATGGCCACGGTAATCTCAAAAAATGAAGGTTGAATTTTATCAATACTTGATTGAATTCTATTCACGAAATCAACCACAAATGCTTGATCTATTTCTTGGCCATTGATGCGGATGCGTTCGGTAAAGTTTTTAAGGTGAGGCGAAGTATAAAGCCCCGTTTTATAACCCGCACATTGCAACACGGCTGCCAACATATGTGACGAGCTACCTTTGCCATTCGTACCTGCCACATGAATGTTTTTAAACTTATAGTGAGGATTGCCCAAGGCTTCGCACAGTTGAATAGTATTGGTCAGGTCGGCTTTATAAGCCACTGCCCCCACCCGCTGATACATGGGCAGATTTTGGTATAGAAACTCAACGGCTTGTGGGTAGCTCGAAATCAACATGGTGCAAAAGTAAAGAGCCAATCCTTATGCAAGACTGGCTCTTCTAAATTCTTTTGAGAAATAATTACTTGCCGAATTTGAAGAGTTTGTAGCCAAGTGAAATTTGAATTACTTGGTTTTTAATTTCTGCAGAGGTACTTGTTCCTTCATTTATTTTTGAAAGACCTAAGTTGTAACGAGCATCAATTGACAAGCCAAATGGTGCATCCCAACCAAGCCCTAAGGCTGCGCTGATATCAGAACCTTTTAATTTGTCAACGATTGTACTTCCATTGTTTACATTGATTCCAACGGGCACGTTACCTGATGCAAAGCCAAATTGAGGACCGACCTGAAGATTGATGCCAGCAATGGTATAGAGTTTTAAAATGATCGGAATATTGAAATAATCGTAGTTGGCGTCAAAGCTAGTGGTGTTCACTTTGAATGCAGAGCCCTGCTTTGAATAAATTAATTCTGGTTGAATACCAATTTTTCCAAGTTTAATTAACACAAAGGCACCTCCGTGATAACCTGTTTTATTGCTATACGCTGCAGATATACTGCTTGCATCTAAATTAGCAAAGTTTAATCCACCTTTAATGCCAATGGCAAACTGCGCTTGAGAATAAGCCGATACTGATGCAATTGCAATCAACAAGATTAAAAATGATTTTTTCATTGTTTATAATTTTTCTCAAAGATAACTATTTTAGCAAATAAACTTAAATACCAAATAGTAGGAATAAGTCAGCATTGGGCTCCGTAACGTAACTGTCATTGGGGAAAGACTTTGCACTTGAAACAGTGGCAATAAAAACGGATAAGATTACTGCAAAAACTTTTTCTCTCATGGTTGATTAATTTTTTTGACGTGAGAGTAGCAAGAATCCAAATCTCAAAAACTTTTAATTAGTGAAGGCACAGAATTAACGACTAAAGGCCGTAGGCAGGATTTTTCCCTTTCACTTGTCGGTAAAACGATAGAAGAAAATTCATATCCTTTTCCATGTCATCGGAAGGCAATATCGGTTGGCCGATAATAATCGTCTTGATTGAGAAATCAAATCCAACTGGAACGATGGGTACATTTGCTTTTTTGGCGATATAATAGAATCCCGTTCTAAGTTTCTCTACTTTTTTGCGCGTGCCTTCTGGTGCCATCGCCAAAATAAAATGATCATGATTGGCAAAGTAGCCGGCTACTTGTTCCGTAATGTCATTCCTATTTTTCCGATCTACGGGGTATCCGCCTAGCCATCGGAAGAACCAACCAAAAGGAGGCTGGAACAATGAATCTTTCCCTAAAAATTTTGCAGATTCTAAATGAAGAATGCTTCGCGCCATTACCCCTACTACAAAATCCCAATTGCTGGTATGGGGTGCCACGGCCACCACGAATTTTTTAAGGTCTGGAAATTTACCCTTAATCTTCCAGCCAGCAATCCAAAAGATCAATCGATAGATGGGGCGAAACATGTCTAACTAATTTTATCTAACAAATTATCTTGGACCAAGTGAGGTATGGTTACGCTTACATTTTTCTCGCGTTGAATGGTCGTCAATGCATTTGGGTTTCTTGCCCAAGCGCGCCTAGCGATTCCGTTGTTCACATCAAAATGCAACATGTTTTTTAGCCTCCTATCCGCAACAACGGAACCATCCAATAACAGTCCAAATCCGCCATTGATTACTTCTCCCCATCCTACTCCCCCACCGTTGTGGATTGAAACCCACGTAGCTCCACGAAATGAGTCGCCAATCACATTGTGGATGGCCATGTCTGCGGTAAATCGAGAACCATCGTAAATGTTAGATGTCTCTCGGTACGGGCTATCTGTTCCCGATACATCATGGTGATCGCGACCTAACACTATCGGTTCAATTTTTCCCTCTCGAATGGCTCGATTAAAAGCTTCAGCAATTTTTATTCTGCCTTCGGCATCGGCATACAAAATCCTAGCTTTGGAGCCAACCACTAAATTATTCGCTTTTGCGGATTTAATCCAATTGATGTTGTCAATCAATTGTGCGTGAATGTCAGAAGGGGCTGATTCTAAAATGCTAGTCAATACTTCGGCAGCTAGATTATCCGTAAAATCCAAATCTTGCTGCTTGCCCGAAGTGCATACCCATCGGAAAGGGCCAAATCCATAATCGAAACACATGGGCCCCATAATGTCTTGCACATACGATGGGTAAATAAAATTCACGCCATCCCCTTTCAAAATAGCAGCTCCCGCACGTGATGCTTCCAACAAAAATGCATTACCATAGTCGAAAAAATAAGTACCGTTATCTGTATGCTTTCGAATGGCGGTCGCATGCCTGCGAATCGACTCCTGTACTTTCAATTTAAACGCATCAGGCTGTTGACTCATCAAGCGATTTGATTCTTCAAAAGATAATCCAACAGGATAATAGCCGCCTGACCATGGGTTGTGCAGCGATGTTTGATCAGAACCTAAATCCACATATACGTTTTCATCAGCAAACTTTTCCCACACTTCTACTACATTTCCTTGGTAAGCAAGCGAGACAATTTCCTTTTTCTTTTTGGCTTCTGTCACACGACTAACCAATTGATCTAAGTCATACATTACTTCATCCACCCAACCCTGCTCATGTCTCTTTTTTGTTGCCTTCTCGTTTACTTCGGCAATCACAGTTATGCAGCCAGCAATGTTGCCTGCCTTGGGTTGCGCACCACTCATTCCGCCAAGGCCAGAAGTAACAAAGATTTTACCCGCAAGCCCTTCCCCTTGTTTCGAAATTTTTCGGCCTGCATTTAAGATCGTAATGTTGGTGCCATGCACAATCCCTTGCGGTCCAATGTACATGTAGCTACCAGCTGTCATCTGTCCGTATTGTGTTACGCCCAAGGCATTGTATTTTTCCCAATCGTCTTGCTTGGAATAATTAGGGATCATCATCCCGTTTGTCACCACCACTCGTGGAGCTTCTTCGGAAGAGGGAAACAATCCCATGGGGTGACCACTGTACATGTGCAAGGTTTGATCGCCCTTCATAGTGGCCAAGTATTGCATAGTCAATAGATACTGCGCCCAATTTTGAAACACTGCACCATTCCCTCCATAAGTGATCAACTCATGTGGATGTTGTGCTACGGCAGGATCCAAATTGTTTTGGATCATCAATTGGATAGCCGCTGATTGCGCAGTCTGACACGGATATTCGGAAATTGCCCTTGCTTTCATGTCATACTCCGGACGAAAACGATACATGTAAATTCGCCCAAACTTTTGAATCTCTTCGTAAAATTCTTGAGCCAACACTTCATGATGCCGAGGATGAAAATAACGCAATGCATTTTTCAGGGCTAACTTCTTTTCATCGATTGATAAAATATCCTTGCGCTTAGGGGCATGACTTACGGAATAGTCAAAAGGCTTGGGTGAAGGCAACGCTTCTGGAATACCTCTTAAGATTTCATCTTTGAAGTTCAAGGCGGTGGTCATGCGGAGGGAAATTGAAAATGATGTGGTAAAAAATTGCTTTTTGTGAACTTATAACCATAATCAAAAATCTCTTGCGCTTTGCTAATGTCAAAGCTGCCATACCTGCTCATATTGGGTGGCTCAATGTACACATCGCAAAGCGCTTTGCTTACCAAGGTATTTGCATTTATGGCCATTAACAAGCTGCGCTCAATTACCGTACGCAAACTATTGGGGTCAAAATCTTGTGTAATGTGATTGCAGTGTAGCCCAACAATTTTATCACAAGCATCGCGAATAGGCCTAACGGGTAGATTGTCAAACAAACCACCATCTACATACAATCCACCCTTGAACGACATCGGGTTGAACACGGCTGGAATACTGCAGGAACTCAACACAGCAGGTATCAATTCGCCAGAAGTAAAATATTCAATTCTTCCTTTTCGAATTTCGGTGGCAGCTACCGTCAATGGCAATTTCAATTT
This genomic window contains:
- the trmB gene encoding tRNA (guanosine(46)-N7)-methyltransferase TrmB; the protein is MKSKLKRFEIIAARENVIEPGKELFNTIKGKWNEVYFKNSLPITIELACGRGEYTVGLAKHFPNGNFIGIDKKGDRIWKGSTWAVEDQLANVGFLRTGILFIESFFEQGEVNEIWLTFPDPLPRKRDAERRLSSRVFIDMYKKILHPAGYFRFKTDSTDLFNFTLDELSLRTDIEDYQFTHDLYASTLRAECFDIKTKYEEIFAAQGETIKYLRFRFKEQQTSTN
- a CDS encoding glycoside hydrolase family 16 protein → MYGRVDVRAKLPSGAGTWPAIWMLGKNINEPGGFFSNQFGTVSWPACGEIDIMEHWGNNPNVIHGSIHTHSSFRKHHQHANKNTLSGQQHLLCLFYRMGRN
- a CDS encoding patatin-like phospholipase family protein, which codes for MKLGLVLSGGGARGVAHIGVLKALEEMGVKFSAVSGTSAGSIVGSLYAYGYSPDEIFALIKSLSIFKSVRPAWTWAGLLRMDGLQELLLKHIPENSFEKLKLPLTVAATEIRKGRIEYFTSGELIPAVLSSCSIPAVFNPMSFKGGLYVDGGLFDNLPVRPIRDACDKIVGLHCNHITQDFDPNSLRTVIERSLLMAINANTLVSKALCDVYIEPPNMSRYGSFDISKAQEIFDYGYKFTKSNFLPHHFQFPSA
- a CDS encoding glycosyl transferase produces the protein MKLLYAIQGTGNGHLSRAIDIIPELKKYGSLDLFVSGAQAEIVLPYPVKYKSKGLSFYFGKSGGINFLKTFQKNSSKDVIKEIKNFPVENYDLVINDFEPISAWACKRKEVKIVSLSHQAALLSKKAPRPKIIDPFGEWMLKNYAPVKKYVGFHFEEYDKNIFTPVIRNAIRQAKVTDDGHYTVYLPAYDDKKLVQRLLKLSKIKWHIFSKHTTKPYHVGRISVFPVSGIDFIESVVSSSGVLCGAGFETPAEVLHLNKKLLVVPMKSQYEQHCNAAALKKLGVPVLKKVKKKSVKKIAQWLEEAKPLNLSFPDVTADAVEHLFNKFAD
- a CDS encoding UDP-2,3-diacylglucosamine diphosphatase encodes the protein MAKKRKREVELVILSDVHLGTYGCHAEELLRYLKSIKPKRLILNGDIIDMWQFSKRYWPKSHMQVVKHITGLLAKGTKITYLTGNHDEMLRKFAGFKLGSFQIANKKVLSLNGQSAWIFHGDVFDVTMQYSKWLAKLGAIGYDTLIVINSFVNFISKLLGRGKISLSKKVKDSVKQAVKFIDDFEKTAADIAISNGYSYVICGHIHQPAMRKITTEKGEVTYLNSGDWVENLTALEYQQGVWRIYNYQDDLVAQKIKLSKHIRHSLDNDEIFKDLVSEFLSTKK
- a CDS encoding PorT family protein is translated as MKKSFLILLIAIASVSAYSQAQFAIGIKGGLNFANLDASSISAAYSNKTGYHGGAFVLIKLGKIGIQPELIYSKQGSAFKVNTTSFDANYDYFNIPIILKLYTIAGINLQVGPQFGFASGNVPVGINVNNGSTIVDKLKGSDISAALGLGWDAPFGLSIDARYNLGLSKINEGTSTSAEIKNQVIQISLGYKLFKFGK
- a CDS encoding bifunctional folylpolyglutamate synthase/dihydrofolate synthase; this encodes MLISSYPQAVEFLYQNLPMYQRVGAVAYKADLTNTIQLCEALGNPHYKFKNIHVAGTNGKGSSSHMLAAVLQCAGYKTGLYTSPHLKNFTERIRINGQEIDQAFVVDFVNRIQSSIDKIQPSFFEITVAMAFDYFARQKVDIAVVEVGLGGRLDSTNVITPLVSLITNISWDHMNLLGDTLPKIAFEKAGIIKKEVTVVISETQDSIKEVFVQKSKSESSSIVFADKKYEVVGEGYGKFQVTDDKVTSTYELDLKGIYQQKNLPGVLATLDELKNLGFKITDEATEKGLSNTTTLTGLKGRWQKLKDNPLTICDTGHNEAGVMEILKQIKAQKFEKLFMVWGMVNDKDVSKILSILPSSAYYFFCQANIPRAMDANELFLKAKAAGLRGEVILNVNNSICQANERATQKDMIFIGGSTFVVAEIENL
- a CDS encoding lysophospholipid acyltransferase family protein, whose protein sequence is MFRPIYRLIFWIAGWKIKGKFPDLKKFVVAVAPHTSNWDFVVGVMARSILHLESAKFLGKDSLFQPPFGWFFRWLGGYPVDRKNRNDITEQVAGYFANHDHFILAMAPEGTRKKVEKLRTGFYYIAKKANVPIVPVGFDFSIKTIIIGQPILPSDDMEKDMNFLLSFYRQVKGKNPAYGL
- a CDS encoding urocanate hydratase — translated: MNFKDEILRGIPEALPSPKPFDYSVSHAPKRKDILSIDEKKLALKNALRYFHPRHHEVLAQEFYEEIQKFGRIYMYRFRPEYDMKARAISEYPCQTAQSAAIQLMIQNNLDPAVAQHPHELITYGGNGAVFQNWAQYLLTMQYLATMKGDQTLHMYSGHPMGLFPSSEEAPRVVVTNGMMIPNYSKQDDWEKYNALGVTQYGQMTAGSYMYIGPQGIVHGTNITILNAGRKISKQGEGLAGKIFVTSGLGGMSGAQPKAGNIAGCITVIAEVNEKATKKRHEQGWVDEVMYDLDQLVSRVTEAKKKKEIVSLAYQGNVVEVWEKFADENVYVDLGSDQTSLHNPWSGGYYPVGLSFEESNRLMSQQPDAFKLKVQESIRRHATAIRKHTDNGTYFFDYGNAFLLEASRAGAAILKGDGVNFIYPSYVQDIMGPMCFDYGFGPFRWVCTSGKQQDLDFTDNLAAEVLTSILESAPSDIHAQLIDNINWIKSAKANNLVVGSKARILYADAEGRIKIAEAFNRAIREGKIEPIVLGRDHHDVSGTDSPYRETSNIYDGSRFTADMAIHNVIGDSFRGATWVSIHNGGGVGWGEVINGGFGLLLDGSVVADRRLKNMLHFDVNNGIARRAWARNPNALTTIQREKNVSVTIPHLVQDNLLDKIS
- a CDS encoding T9SS type A sorting domain-containing protein, whose amino-acid sequence is MGGVGGAVDPTFTESSMEVDYVRVYQKGVPPPVNTQTITFPSIPDQLISNPPFQLTAIASSNLPVQYSTLSDKVILNGSTVTIVGTGRVLIKANQLGNSTISAAPEVAQSFCIKPVQPFVTTAGINTDKVTLTSNATTGNQWFKNGSAIPAATNATLLVSSPGVYSVHVVADDCVSDFSDEISIIITADSLAFVSTIVLYPNPVGSFLYLTGISEQVAEARITNMHGHEADIVLTREGDVYRASTDHLVPGLYILTLKTAHELHKIKLIKR